A stretch of Dethiosulfovibrio peptidovorans DNA encodes these proteins:
- a CDS encoding endonuclease MutS2: MRISKSVLSLLEIETILNRFLASGVRSSLGDVVLRRQSPCSDREQVLRRQALFEEYRRYLSIYGSLPWMSDVAPLNGLLDDAQETGLLSGEELLRFRTVLSLGGRIREAVESVQDDFPFLLPLSRKVRDFSDDLEALSVLDENGVLYDGASPKLREIREKLNDVRRRVRREVNSLLHSGAVHMLQERVLSIRNGRSVVLVRQEFVGRFPGILVDRSSSGNSVYMEPNAIIPLNNKVVALRQDERDEERRIFRELTARFVSRKGAVLDAQEVVGTVDMCYSVSELMDRERWIFPEMTSGSSFRFFGLRHPLLGSSVVPIDVHCGGSFRVLVVTGPNTGGKTVALKTVGVAVVLAWCGFPVPGIEGSQLGDISGLYADIGDEQSIEQSLSTFSAHLTNVIQILNSCDDRSLILLDELGAGTDPQEGAALGVALLKVLLRRGPLVLATTHHNPIKKFATTTQGVETASMDFDVEKLLPTYRLVMGVPGQSNALAIAQRLGIQKEVALEAQKALQSGEASVEAMIGELQRKNAALEAQETALRAERVEIERLKVSLKEQRRRLEKIKRRTMMKADQEAERILEQAERQAKEMLRGLETAAQSAAHRALDQHKKKIARTKERSRVRQATMEAQEVRDDRPRGFQVGDVVQVSGASSAGEILALEEKKAQVLVGGLRVEVPLNKLTLSDKRPRQEVSGPSIAVARPVGVPSSIMVRGMTVDEAMPLVADYLDRAVRAGYGEVTVIHGRGEGILRRKVHKLCSCLQYVSSFRLGENGEGGYGVTIVSFR, from the coding sequence ATGAGAATATCGAAATCGGTCTTGTCTCTCCTGGAGATTGAGACCATTCTGAACCGTTTTCTGGCCTCGGGTGTCAGAAGCAGCCTGGGAGATGTCGTACTCCGCCGCCAAAGCCCCTGTTCTGATCGAGAGCAGGTGCTTCGGCGGCAGGCTCTTTTTGAGGAATACCGCCGCTATCTTTCTATATACGGTTCGTTGCCCTGGATGTCGGACGTTGCCCCGCTGAACGGTCTTCTGGACGATGCTCAGGAGACGGGGCTCCTCTCCGGAGAGGAGCTCCTGCGTTTTCGAACTGTACTGAGCCTGGGAGGGCGGATTCGTGAGGCCGTCGAATCGGTTCAAGATGACTTCCCTTTTCTCCTGCCCCTCAGCCGAAAGGTGCGGGATTTCTCCGACGATCTGGAGGCCCTGTCGGTATTGGATGAGAATGGCGTCCTCTATGACGGCGCGTCCCCTAAGCTGCGGGAGATCAGGGAAAAACTGAACGACGTTCGCCGACGGGTTCGACGGGAGGTCAACTCTCTGTTACACAGCGGTGCGGTTCACATGCTCCAGGAACGTGTCCTCTCGATTCGAAACGGTCGATCGGTGGTCCTCGTCCGACAGGAGTTCGTGGGGCGATTTCCAGGCATTCTTGTAGATCGCTCATCGTCGGGGAACTCCGTCTATATGGAGCCCAACGCCATCATTCCCCTGAACAATAAGGTCGTTGCCCTTCGCCAGGACGAACGGGATGAGGAACGGCGGATCTTTCGGGAGCTCACGGCCCGTTTTGTCTCCAGAAAAGGTGCTGTCCTCGACGCTCAGGAAGTCGTGGGAACCGTGGATATGTGCTATTCCGTCTCGGAGCTTATGGACCGGGAACGGTGGATTTTCCCGGAGATGACGTCTGGATCTTCGTTCCGTTTTTTCGGCCTGCGTCATCCCCTTTTGGGTTCATCGGTGGTCCCCATCGACGTACACTGTGGTGGGTCGTTTCGGGTTCTGGTGGTTACCGGTCCGAACACGGGAGGCAAGACGGTCGCTCTCAAGACGGTGGGGGTAGCTGTTGTTTTGGCGTGGTGTGGTTTTCCCGTGCCGGGAATCGAGGGCTCTCAGCTTGGGGATATCTCAGGGCTGTACGCCGACATCGGCGACGAACAAAGCATAGAACAGAGCTTATCGACCTTCAGCGCTCACCTGACAAACGTTATCCAGATCCTGAATAGCTGCGATGACCGCTCTCTGATCCTCCTGGACGAACTGGGAGCCGGAACCGATCCCCAGGAAGGAGCTGCTTTGGGTGTGGCTCTTCTGAAGGTCTTGCTTCGTCGGGGGCCTCTGGTCCTCGCCACGACGCACCATAACCCCATCAAAAAATTCGCCACGACGACCCAGGGGGTCGAGACGGCCAGCATGGACTTCGACGTCGAGAAACTCCTTCCCACGTACCGTCTGGTGATGGGTGTTCCGGGGCAGAGCAACGCTCTGGCAATCGCTCAACGGTTGGGTATACAGAAGGAAGTCGCGCTGGAGGCCCAAAAGGCCCTTCAAAGCGGCGAGGCATCCGTGGAGGCCATGATCGGCGAACTGCAGAGAAAAAACGCTGCCCTGGAGGCCCAGGAGACGGCGCTACGAGCCGAACGGGTCGAGATAGAGCGTCTTAAAGTGTCCCTGAAGGAGCAGCGACGACGTTTGGAGAAGATCAAGAGACGGACCATGATGAAGGCAGATCAAGAGGCCGAGCGAATTTTGGAACAGGCCGAACGCCAGGCCAAGGAGATGCTCCGGGGACTGGAAACGGCCGCTCAGTCTGCCGCTCATCGAGCATTGGATCAGCACAAGAAAAAGATCGCCCGAACCAAGGAGCGGTCTCGGGTTCGCCAGGCGACCATGGAGGCTCAGGAGGTGAGGGACGATCGTCCCAGAGGTTTCCAGGTCGGCGACGTGGTTCAGGTCTCCGGTGCTTCGTCAGCCGGTGAAATCCTCGCCCTGGAGGAGAAAAAGGCTCAGGTCCTCGTTGGAGGTCTTCGTGTGGAGGTTCCACTGAACAAGCTGACCCTCAGCGATAAGAGGCCTCGACAGGAGGTGAGCGGTCCGTCCATAGCTGTGGCACGTCCTGTAGGGGTGCCGAGTTCCATCATGGTTCGCGGAATGACCGTGGACGAGGCGATGCCCCTGGTGGCGGACTATCTGGACAGGGCTGTCCGTGCGGGGTATGGGGAGGTCACGGTTATCCACGGCCGGGGTGAGGGGATCCTTCGGCGTAAGGTCCACAAACTCTGTTCCTGCCTTCAGTACGTTTCCTCGTTTCGTCTGGGTGAGAACGGCGAAGGGGGATACGGAGTCACCATCGTGTCGTTTCGGTAA
- a CDS encoding potassium transporter KtrA, whose amino-acid sequence MSQEVRTYFVVGLGRFGFSLCERLVALGQRVVAVDELHDRVAGVADLVDYAAELDATDEDALIKVGAKEANVAVVAIGENIEASILTTALLKGLNIGQVVARAQTALHARVLARVGAHRVIFPERDMGARLADQFIHPWLTNFSQIPGNEYIVGELAPLPEMMGKSLVDVNFQEKYGAMVLLLDRGGGKILPNPAETIQNGDRLLLVGDRKRLESWVERVQDRPSEGEV is encoded by the coding sequence GTGTCTCAAGAGGTTCGAACCTACTTCGTGGTCGGGTTGGGCCGTTTCGGTTTTTCTCTGTGCGAGCGCTTAGTGGCTTTGGGACAGAGGGTGGTTGCGGTGGATGAGCTTCACGATAGGGTGGCAGGGGTTGCCGATCTGGTGGACTACGCTGCCGAGCTTGACGCCACTGACGAGGACGCTTTGATCAAGGTCGGGGCGAAGGAGGCCAACGTGGCGGTTGTGGCCATCGGCGAGAATATCGAGGCCAGTATCCTGACGACGGCCCTTCTGAAAGGGCTCAACATCGGGCAGGTCGTCGCCCGAGCCCAGACGGCCCTTCATGCCAGAGTGCTGGCTCGGGTGGGTGCTCATCGGGTGATCTTTCCCGAGAGGGACATGGGAGCTCGCCTGGCTGATCAGTTCATTCATCCCTGGTTGACGAATTTTTCCCAGATTCCGGGGAACGAGTACATCGTTGGTGAGCTGGCTCCCTTGCCCGAGATGATGGGTAAGTCGCTGGTCGATGTGAATTTTCAAGAAAAATACGGTGCTATGGTCCTCCTTTTGGACCGAGGAGGCGGTAAAATCCTTCCCAATCCTGCAGAGACGATCCAAAACGGTGATCGACTGCTTTTGGTAGGGGATCGGAAAAGGCTGGAGTCTTGGGTGGAAAGAGTTCAGGACAGACCGTCGGAAGGGGAGGTTTAG
- a CDS encoding phenylalanine--tRNA ligase subunit beta produces MMLVSWNWLNELVDLPLAPDTVAERLTVTGNEIERIHRPCGKLAGVVVARVTHLEPHATKGTLQVVTLNTGQDGAVQCVTAATNVTVGDLVPYGPPGSVLADGMVLSVRDFDGIASPGMMLSARELGVPDAAIEEGILILPDDLSPGQDVVRALGLDDLLLELSITPNRGDMLSMRGVVREVAALFPETIVREKPRVQLDGAPSWSRPFGGVTLEDDGCLLYTMGMVRDVVVAPSPLSVRIRLALCGVRPVNNVVDATNLTMLALGQPLHGFDMDRLPGSSISVRAAREGELFLTLDHKERTLQSSDLVICSGDEIVALAGVMGGLNSEIHDGTTTVLLESASFDAPRVGGTSRHLGLASEASYRFARGVDPSLPEEALSYAVECLRSWGCGVPEVGAVVATRGLPRPVTATLTEKKLRRIVGWADMDKATSLLVSLGLVPLDDDGVVRRFVIPSFRPDMAIEEDLIEEVARIRGYDHITPKIPGCTHGSGGLDPVTSAVRELRVHAIARGYTEVVSYSFHSPRYAELLRLTDDPRGDFLSLTNPLSAQNSVMRSTMLPGLMEALERTVRSGWRGAVRLFEIGRIFPVVQEKLVERDRVAGLVFVGKDRRNPYGEAFLDDLLSVKSDIQSLALGRGISLEFVQGEEPFGHLGQTAHIVYDGAVVGFLVRLKPEIQEKMGLDGPIYCFEFDLAPLVPQPERSFIQGSAYPGVFRDVSLLIDESTPVTLVIEHIRSVAGDLLASVYLFDIYRGDGVPEGQRSVAFSLTYRRNDRTLQDVEVDQIHGQVRSRLEGMGYTLR; encoded by the coding sequence GTGATGCTCGTCTCTTGGAATTGGCTGAACGAACTGGTGGACTTGCCTCTAGCGCCAGATACCGTGGCCGAGAGGCTGACCGTGACCGGGAACGAGATTGAGAGAATCCATCGGCCTTGTGGCAAATTGGCTGGAGTTGTGGTTGCTCGGGTGACGCATTTAGAACCCCATGCCACCAAAGGAACCCTTCAAGTTGTTACCCTGAATACGGGGCAAGATGGGGCGGTTCAATGTGTCACAGCTGCGACAAACGTGACCGTCGGCGATCTGGTCCCTTATGGACCGCCGGGCTCGGTTCTTGCGGATGGTATGGTCCTTTCTGTTCGAGATTTTGACGGAATCGCCAGTCCTGGCATGATGCTCTCGGCCCGTGAACTGGGCGTTCCTGATGCAGCCATCGAGGAGGGAATTCTGATCCTTCCTGACGATCTCTCGCCTGGTCAGGATGTGGTGAGAGCTTTAGGGTTGGACGATCTTCTTCTGGAGCTCTCCATAACGCCGAACCGGGGGGACATGCTGAGCATGAGAGGCGTCGTTCGAGAGGTGGCCGCCCTGTTTCCCGAGACTATTGTTCGGGAAAAGCCCCGTGTTCAACTTGACGGTGCCCCCTCATGGAGCCGTCCTTTCGGGGGCGTTACCCTGGAGGACGATGGGTGCCTCCTCTACACTATGGGTATGGTTCGGGATGTCGTTGTCGCGCCCTCCCCTCTGTCGGTCCGTATCCGTCTGGCTTTGTGCGGTGTTCGGCCGGTGAACAACGTGGTGGACGCGACTAACCTGACCATGTTGGCTTTGGGGCAACCTCTCCATGGCTTCGATATGGATCGTCTTCCCGGGAGCTCCATCTCGGTTCGAGCCGCCCGGGAGGGGGAGCTTTTCCTCACCCTGGACCACAAGGAACGGACACTTCAGTCCTCTGATCTGGTTATCTGTAGCGGCGATGAGATCGTGGCCTTGGCCGGCGTTATGGGGGGGCTGAACTCGGAGATCCACGATGGAACCACGACGGTTCTCCTGGAGAGTGCGTCCTTTGACGCACCCCGAGTGGGGGGAACCTCCCGACACCTGGGGCTTGCGAGCGAGGCGTCCTATCGATTCGCCCGAGGAGTGGATCCCTCCCTTCCCGAGGAGGCGTTGTCCTACGCTGTGGAGTGCCTGCGAAGCTGGGGATGTGGTGTTCCTGAGGTTGGGGCCGTCGTGGCGACCCGAGGTCTTCCTCGGCCGGTCACGGCGACATTGACGGAGAAAAAACTTCGTCGGATCGTGGGTTGGGCCGACATGGACAAGGCGACGTCGCTTTTGGTTAGCCTGGGGCTGGTCCCCCTGGATGACGATGGAGTCGTCCGTCGTTTTGTCATCCCGTCTTTCAGGCCGGATATGGCTATTGAGGAAGATCTGATTGAGGAGGTAGCCCGAATCCGGGGATACGACCACATCACCCCCAAGATCCCCGGCTGTACACATGGTTCTGGTGGCCTGGATCCCGTGACGTCCGCAGTTCGAGAGCTTCGGGTGCATGCCATAGCTCGGGGATACACGGAGGTCGTCTCCTACAGTTTTCACTCTCCCCGATACGCGGAGCTCCTTCGGTTGACGGACGATCCCAGAGGGGATTTTCTGTCTCTGACCAACCCCTTGAGTGCCCAGAACTCCGTTATGCGTTCGACCATGCTTCCCGGGCTTATGGAGGCCCTTGAACGGACCGTCCGTTCTGGATGGCGAGGGGCTGTCCGGCTGTTCGAGATCGGACGTATTTTCCCCGTCGTGCAGGAAAAACTCGTCGAACGGGATCGGGTCGCTGGTTTGGTTTTCGTGGGGAAGGACCGTCGAAACCCTTATGGGGAGGCCTTCCTGGACGATCTGCTCTCCGTTAAATCGGATATCCAATCCCTGGCCCTCGGGCGGGGTATTTCTCTGGAGTTCGTCCAGGGAGAAGAGCCCTTCGGCCATCTTGGGCAAACGGCCCACATCGTGTATGATGGGGCTGTCGTGGGATTTCTCGTCAGACTCAAGCCGGAGATTCAAGAGAAGATGGGGCTGGATGGCCCGATTTATTGTTTCGAGTTTGATCTGGCGCCGTTGGTTCCTCAGCCAGAGCGGAGTTTCATCCAGGGATCGGCCTATCCCGGTGTCTTTCGGGATGTCTCTCTGCTGATTGACGAGTCCACACCGGTGACCTTGGTGATCGAGCACATTCGATCGGTCGCTGGAGATCTGCTGGCGTCGGTGTATCTCTTCGATATCTACCGAGGAGATGGGGTCCCCGAGGGACAGCGAAGCGTGGCCTTTTCCCTGACCTATCGTCGAAACGACAGAACCCTGCAGGACGTGGAGGTGGACCAAATTCACGGTCAGGTCCGTTCCCGACTGGAGGGGATGGGGTACACTCTCCGCTGA
- a CDS encoding 50S ribosomal protein L35, with amino-acid sequence MPKMKTHSGAKKRFSFSAGGKVSYKKCGRSHLLKTKNSRRLRRLRQNGILNDTLTETMKKLMPYA; translated from the coding sequence ATGCCTAAGATGAAAACCCATTCCGGCGCCAAGAAGCGTTTTTCCTTCTCTGCCGGAGGTAAAGTGTCCTACAAAAAATGTGGTCGCTCTCATCTCTTGAAGACCAAAAACTCCCGACGGCTTCGGCGGCTTCGTCAAAACGGTATCCTGAACGATACCCTGACGGAGACCATGAAGAAGCTCATGCCCTACGCCTGA
- a CDS encoding translation initiation factor IF-3 — translation MAKKLSDEPRVNEEISAKEVLVIDDQGSKVGVLSIDEAQEIAISKDLDLVEVAPDAKPPVCRILDYGKFRYQQQKREKDARKKQKTQTLKEMKMRPKIDEHDYNFKTKAIRSFLENGHRVKVSIFFRGREMAFLDRGKEVLDRVSKDCEDLGKVEGYPRMEGRYMRMMLTPTPQQKEAGAKRASGEE, via the coding sequence ATAGCTAAGAAACTTTCTGACGAGCCGAGGGTCAACGAAGAGATCTCCGCTAAGGAGGTTCTGGTCATCGACGATCAGGGGAGCAAGGTAGGGGTGTTGTCCATAGACGAGGCCCAGGAAATCGCGATCTCCAAGGATCTGGATCTGGTCGAGGTGGCCCCCGATGCTAAGCCGCCGGTGTGTCGCATTCTGGATTACGGGAAGTTCCGGTACCAGCAGCAGAAGCGGGAGAAGGACGCCCGAAAGAAGCAGAAGACACAGACCCTCAAAGAGATGAAGATGCGTCCCAAGATCGACGAACACGACTACAATTTCAAAACCAAGGCCATCAGGAGTTTCCTGGAGAACGGTCATCGAGTTAAGGTGTCGATCTTCTTTCGAGGGCGGGAGATGGCCTTTCTTGACCGAGGAAAAGAGGTCTTGGACAGGGTTTCCAAGGACTGCGAAGACCTGGGCAAGGTGGAGGGCTATCCCCGAATGGAGGGGCGGTATATGCGGATGATGCTGACGCCCACCCCTCAGCAGAAAGAAGCGGGCGCCAAACGGGCGTCTGGAGAGGAATAA
- a CDS encoding ATP-dependent Clp protease proteolytic subunit, with product MYVPYVIEQTGRGERSYDIYSRLLKDRIVFIGDEIGDGLANSVIAQMLFLESENPEKDIYFYINSPGGSTTAGLAIYDTMQYVKCDISTIVVGIAASMAAILLTAGTRGKRISLPNSRIMIHQPWGGTRGKASDMAIQVQEILHTKETLNRILANHSGQEYDKVCADTERDYYMSGEQAMSYGLVDKVIDKR from the coding sequence ATGTATGTTCCCTACGTTATAGAACAGACCGGACGCGGTGAGCGTTCATACGACATCTATTCGCGCCTGTTGAAGGACAGGATAGTTTTTATCGGTGACGAAATTGGAGATGGCCTGGCCAACTCGGTGATCGCTCAGATGCTCTTTTTGGAGAGCGAAAATCCTGAAAAGGATATCTACTTTTACATCAATTCCCCAGGGGGCTCCACCACGGCTGGGCTCGCCATATACGACACCATGCAGTATGTCAAATGTGATATCTCCACCATCGTGGTGGGAATCGCTGCGAGCATGGCGGCGATCCTGCTGACCGCTGGAACCAGGGGGAAACGTATATCGCTGCCGAACAGCAGGATTATGATCCACCAACCATGGGGCGGCACCAGAGGAAAAGCATCGGATATGGCTATCCAGGTTCAGGAGATCCTCCATACCAAGGAGACTCTGAACCGGATTTTGGCCAACCACAGTGGGCAGGAGTATGACAAAGTCTGTGCTGATACGGAGCGTGATTACTACATGTCGGGTGAACAGGCTATGTCTTACGGTCTAGTGGATAAGGTTATCGACAAACGCTAG
- a CDS encoding phenylalanine--tRNA ligase subunit alpha has protein sequence MSQLSNEIAEIRRAFLAELEHVENVHDLKNIRVCYLGKKGRVTALLKSLGSLSQEERPQAGQFINSLKNELEDALTQRTAQAEKADRQRQEMQDFVDVTQPGRGRPVGGVHPVMQVMYDVVEVLAGLGFTVALGPEVEDDFHNFEALNIPAHHPARDMQDTFYFDDGRLLRTHTSPVQIRSMLSMGAPLRVACPGKVYRRDSDPTHSPMFHQIEGLLVEEDISIAHLKGCLEAMLSAVFDRSVEARYRSSYFPFTEPSMEVDIRCIACSGKIPDCRVCRGSGWLEIGGMGMVHPNVLRFGGVDPERYSGFAWGMGLDRIAMLKYDIRDLRPLFEGDLSYLLSGRAL, from the coding sequence GTGAGTCAGTTATCAAACGAGATAGCAGAGATACGGAGAGCCTTTCTGGCTGAATTGGAGCATGTCGAGAACGTTCATGACCTGAAGAACATTCGGGTTTGTTATTTAGGGAAAAAGGGGCGGGTTACCGCTTTGCTCAAATCTCTGGGAAGCCTTTCTCAAGAGGAGCGTCCTCAGGCCGGTCAGTTCATCAACAGCCTCAAAAACGAGTTGGAGGATGCGTTGACGCAACGTACGGCTCAGGCCGAAAAGGCTGATCGTCAGCGTCAGGAGATGCAGGATTTTGTCGATGTCACCCAGCCTGGACGGGGACGGCCCGTTGGCGGAGTCCACCCCGTTATGCAGGTGATGTACGACGTGGTGGAGGTCCTCGCCGGATTGGGATTCACCGTCGCTCTGGGCCCTGAGGTGGAGGACGATTTTCATAATTTCGAGGCACTGAACATCCCTGCTCACCATCCGGCCAGGGACATGCAGGACACTTTCTACTTTGACGACGGACGGCTTTTGCGGACTCATACGTCACCGGTTCAGATTCGATCGATGCTGTCCATGGGGGCACCTCTTCGGGTTGCCTGTCCGGGTAAGGTATATCGGCGGGATAGCGACCCCACCCACTCTCCCATGTTTCACCAGATAGAGGGGCTTCTGGTGGAGGAGGATATCTCCATCGCCCACCTGAAGGGATGCTTGGAGGCGATGCTTTCGGCTGTATTTGACCGGTCGGTCGAAGCCCGATATCGATCCAGTTATTTCCCCTTCACCGAGCCGTCCATGGAGGTGGACATTCGCTGTATCGCCTGTTCCGGCAAGATCCCAGACTGTCGGGTGTGCCGGGGAAGTGGGTGGCTGGAGATCGGCGGCATGGGGATGGTCCACCCTAATGTGCTTCGATTCGGCGGTGTCGATCCTGAGCGTTATAGTGGCTTTGCCTGGGGGATGGGACTGGATAGAATTGCGATGCTTAAATACGATATTCGGGATCTTCGTCCTCTGTTTGAGGGCGATCTGTCGTATCTTCTCTCTGGGAGGGCTCTGTGA
- a CDS encoding potassium transporter Trk encodes MKTYSAIRVERVIVGGFLSLIVIGALLLWGCNRWGGQPLSVLDALFTSTSAVCVTGLTVVDTGTGLSVPSQWILLALIQLGGLGVMTAATFALLLFRRHIGIRERLLFAGSIGLRGPSGAVRLVARIVKMTLLIEGVCMIPLFFGFHQRFDVGTSLWYALFHSVSAFCNAGFSPFSDSLARFTSGWFVSGVVMVLIVLGGVGFVVLWELWSRFRYRRRLSVHTRLVLVLTVALILSGTAILALTEWTRGLAGFSPALKLWNALFCSVTPRTAGFNTISMGDLSSVGVFVIMLLMVIGASPGSTGGGMKTTTFGLLMSSAFFNTRGESQLVLWRRTVAQSTVLQAMMLAILYMITLVAGILLISLSESLSFRSLVFEVVSALGTVGLSMGITSELSWIGKCELILLMFWGRVGILTFMFSVLHKETSHTVTYAEAPVSIG; translated from the coding sequence GTGAAAACCTACAGCGCCATACGGGTTGAACGGGTTATCGTCGGAGGGTTCCTATCATTAATTGTGATAGGAGCCCTTCTGCTATGGGGCTGTAATCGTTGGGGAGGGCAGCCTCTGTCTGTTTTGGATGCTCTGTTTACCTCTACCTCGGCGGTGTGTGTTACGGGGTTGACGGTGGTGGACACCGGCACGGGGCTGAGTGTTCCGTCCCAATGGATATTGTTAGCGCTCATTCAGTTGGGGGGGCTGGGAGTGATGACCGCAGCTACATTCGCCCTTCTCCTGTTCCGGCGTCATATCGGCATTCGGGAACGACTTTTGTTCGCCGGGAGCATAGGCTTGAGAGGCCCCTCCGGTGCCGTTCGTCTGGTGGCCAGGATCGTCAAGATGACGCTCCTGATCGAGGGAGTCTGTATGATCCCTCTTTTCTTCGGATTTCACCAGAGATTCGATGTAGGGACGTCCCTCTGGTATGCTCTCTTTCATAGCGTGAGTGCCTTCTGCAACGCTGGTTTTTCGCCGTTTTCCGACAGTCTGGCCCGATTCACGTCGGGATGGTTCGTCTCCGGCGTGGTGATGGTCCTCATCGTCCTTGGAGGAGTAGGGTTCGTGGTCCTCTGGGAGCTATGGAGCCGTTTCCGGTATCGGCGGCGGTTATCGGTCCATACGAGGTTGGTGCTGGTCCTTACCGTGGCCTTGATTCTGTCTGGGACAGCTATACTGGCCCTTACCGAGTGGACTCGCGGGCTTGCGGGGTTCTCGCCTGCCCTGAAGCTCTGGAACGCCCTGTTTTGTTCGGTGACCCCCAGAACCGCGGGTTTCAACACGATCTCCATGGGAGATCTCTCCTCCGTGGGAGTCTTTGTCATTATGCTGCTCATGGTCATTGGGGCTTCGCCGGGCTCGACGGGGGGCGGTATGAAGACGACCACCTTTGGTTTGCTCATGTCCTCGGCGTTTTTCAACACCAGGGGAGAGTCTCAGCTGGTCCTCTGGCGTCGAACTGTGGCTCAGAGCACCGTTTTGCAGGCTATGATGCTGGCGATTCTGTACATGATCACTCTGGTGGCAGGGATATTGCTCATCAGCCTGAGTGAGTCCCTGTCCTTTAGGAGCCTGGTCTTCGAGGTTGTCTCGGCCCTGGGGACCGTCGGCCTGTCGATGGGCATAACCTCGGAGCTCTCCTGGATCGGAAAATGCGAATTGATCCTGTTGATGTTTTGGGGGCGGGTCGGTATTCTCACCTTCATGTTCAGCGTTTTGCATAAGGAAACGTCCCATACGGTGACCTATGCCGAGGCGCCTGTATCCATCGGATAG
- a CDS encoding 50S ribosomal protein L20, giving the protein MRVKAASSSDRKRKKLFSITKGYFGRKKNVYRRAREAYLHSLTSMYADRKLKKRDFRRLWITRINAAARMHELNYSSLINGLKKADIQINRKMLADLAVNDMPAFEALAVKAKEALQV; this is encoded by the coding sequence ATGCGTGTCAAAGCAGCAAGTTCAAGCGATAGAAAGAGAAAAAAACTTTTTTCCATCACCAAGGGCTACTTCGGGCGAAAGAAGAACGTCTACCGCCGGGCCAGGGAGGCGTACCTTCACTCTCTGACCAGTATGTACGCTGATCGAAAGCTCAAAAAACGTGATTTCCGAAGGCTCTGGATCACCAGAATCAACGCCGCCGCTCGGATGCACGAGCTGAACTACAGCTCCCTTATCAACGGCTTGAAAAAAGCTGATATCCAGATTAACCGAAAGATGTTGGCTGATCTGGCCGTGAACGATATGCCTGCCTTCGAGGCTCTGGCCGTGAAAGCCAAAGAGGCTCTCCAGGTATAG
- the tig gene encoding trigger factor — MRSEMLSQEKNIITIKAVVEVDDFAKEITKTYQKLSRNASIPGFRRGKAPRKVLDLRFGKDAILAEALEALLPNILESLTTDYDLKLIEDPDVKVDVMEEGKDAEITVVFEVEPEVTLAELADITVTQPKLAVTEVHVNEAVENLRKKHAVPTSVDRPSELGDLVIAQYATTVLDDEGEVLVSHDAEEHRFELNEKTLRPEIREALVGVSPSDERDADVQIDENYHDTKLAGRTARYHFTVSQVNELVLPELDSEFFGVVFGDEGREMDLSAFRERIGQQLREHMEAESRQSAEHEMVFKAVQNSEVDLPHSMVKRQIENINKRLDEQEGDRPEEKQIVAQAERDVKEFVVLDAYGTELGVELSKDDMEEEFQRLAGMYGVQSEMVRNAFTKDREKLSEIVHSVKTRKTIGAMMEKVTIEEKELPEGDPKE; from the coding sequence GTGAGATCGGAGATGCTATCGCAGGAAAAGAACATCATCACCATCAAGGCAGTCGTCGAGGTGGATGATTTCGCTAAGGAAATTACCAAGACATACCAAAAACTTTCTCGAAACGCCTCGATCCCCGGCTTTCGCCGAGGGAAGGCACCTCGAAAGGTTTTAGATCTCAGATTCGGAAAGGATGCCATCCTGGCGGAGGCCCTGGAGGCGTTGCTTCCGAATATCTTGGAGAGCCTGACGACCGACTATGACCTTAAACTCATTGAAGATCCTGACGTTAAGGTCGATGTTATGGAGGAGGGCAAGGATGCCGAGATCACGGTGGTCTTCGAGGTCGAGCCTGAGGTCACCCTTGCGGAGCTTGCGGACATAACGGTGACACAACCGAAGCTCGCAGTGACCGAGGTCCACGTGAACGAGGCCGTTGAGAACCTTCGTAAGAAACACGCTGTGCCGACCTCTGTCGATCGGCCGAGCGAGCTGGGGGATCTGGTTATCGCCCAGTATGCTACGACTGTTTTGGACGATGAGGGTGAGGTTCTCGTCTCTCACGATGCGGAGGAGCATCGCTTTGAATTAAACGAAAAGACGCTTCGTCCTGAGATCCGTGAGGCACTCGTGGGGGTTTCTCCATCGGATGAACGAGACGCTGACGTCCAGATCGACGAGAATTATCACGATACGAAACTGGCAGGTCGAACTGCCCGGTATCATTTTACGGTCTCACAGGTTAATGAACTTGTGCTTCCAGAGCTGGACAGCGAATTTTTTGGGGTTGTCTTTGGCGACGAGGGGCGGGAGATGGATCTTTCCGCATTTCGGGAGAGAATCGGCCAGCAGCTTCGAGAGCATATGGAGGCCGAATCTCGGCAGAGCGCTGAGCATGAGATGGTCTTCAAGGCCGTCCAAAATTCCGAGGTGGACCTCCCTCATTCCATGGTGAAGCGCCAGATCGAGAATATCAACAAACGGCTGGACGAACAGGAAGGCGACCGCCCCGAGGAGAAACAGATCGTCGCTCAGGCTGAACGGGACGTGAAGGAATTCGTGGTTCTTGATGCCTATGGCACAGAGCTCGGTGTCGAGCTTTCCAAGGACGATATGGAGGAGGAGTTCCAGCGACTTGCGGGGATGTACGGAGTTCAGTCGGAGATGGTCCGAAACGCCTTTACAAAGGATAGAGAAAAACTCAGCGAGATCGTTCATTCCGTCAAAACCCGTAAAACCATAGGCGCTATGATGGAAAAGGTGACCATAGAGGAAAAGGAACTCCCGGAGGGAGATCCCAAAGAATAA